AATTTTTTAACAAGTATTGAGCTAACTTTCCTATATAATTCAGTCAGTCCCAAAAACTGTTAAAGAATTGATTTTCATTTTAAAAACATTCATCTAAAACAAAAACATTTTGATTCTCAACCTAAAAAATACATTTGCCGAAATTGGAGAAACTACTTTGTTCGCCAAAAAGTTTTTTAAGGAGGTTTTTATTCCGCCTTACGAAACTAGGGAGTTTTTGAAACAATGTTATGTTATTGGCTATAAATCACTTCCGTTGGTAGCTATTACAGGTTTTATTATGGGTTTGGTACTTACGCTTCAGTCAAGGCCGACTTTAGTGAAATTTGGTGCCGAAAGCTGGCTTCCTGGAATGGTAGCGCTTTCTTTAATTAGAGAAATTGCTCCTGTAATTACCGCCTTAATTTGTGCCGGAAAAATTTCATCAGGAATTGGCGCCGAATTAGGATCCATGAAAGTAACAGAACAAATAGACGCGATGGAAGTTTCGGCTGTTAATCCTTATAACTATCTAGTAGTGACAAGAGTTTTAGCCTGTACGCTAATGGTTCCCGTTTTAGTGTTCTTTGCAGATGCGATTGGAATAGTTGGTGGTTATGTAGGAATTAATATTCATGGAGATGTAAATTTCTATAGATACTTAACTCAAATTATTCAGTCATTGGAATTTTTAGATTTATTTCCAGCGACCATTAAAACCTTTTTCTTCGGAT
This portion of the Flavobacterium panacagri genome encodes:
- a CDS encoding MlaE family ABC transporter permease produces the protein MILNLKNTFAEIGETTLFAKKFFKEVFIPPYETREFLKQCYVIGYKSLPLVAITGFIMGLVLTLQSRPTLVKFGAESWLPGMVALSLIREIAPVITALICAGKISSGIGAELGSMKVTEQIDAMEVSAVNPYNYLVVTRVLACTLMVPVLVFFADAIGIVGGYVGINIHGDVNFYRYLTQIIQSLEFLDLFPATIKTFFFGFFIGMIGCYKGFNASNGTESVGQAANSAVVTASLSIFIIDMVAVQITDLFF